The following are encoded together in the Peromyscus leucopus breed LL Stock chromosome 1, UCI_PerLeu_2.1, whole genome shotgun sequence genome:
- the Ms4a2 gene encoding high affinity immunoglobulin epsilon receptor subunit beta isoform X1 — MDTENESRADLALPNPQESPSAPDIELLEASPPAKALPEKPATPPPQQTWQTVLKRDLEFLGATQILVGLICLCFGTIVYSALHISDFDEEVLLSYRVGYPFWGAVLFVLSGFLSVMSERKNTLYLQVRGSLGANLVSSITAGIGIVILILNLSHSFAYMNYCRDLSEDDGCFVASFVTEMVLMMLFLTILAFCSAVLLTTHRLGEELKNNKVTDDRLYEELNVYSPIYSELEDKGEAPSPIGS; from the exons ATGGACACAGAAAATGAGAGCAGAGCAGATCTTGCTCTCCCAAATCCACAAGAATCCCCCAG TGCACCTGACATTGAGCTCTTGGAAGCATCTCCTCCTGCTAAAGCTCTGCCAGAGAAGCCAGCGACACCCCCACCACAGCAGACATGGCAGACAGTTTTGAAGAGAGATTTGGAATTCCTGGGG GCAACACAAATTCTGGTTGGCTTGATATGCCTTTGTTTTGGAACAATTGTCTACTCTGCACTCCATATTTCAGACTTTGATGAAGAAGTACTTTTATCGTATAGAGTGGGCTATCCATTCTGGGGAGCAGTGCTG TTTGTTTTGTCTGGATTTTTGTCAGTTATGTCTGAAAGGAAAAACACACTGTATCTG CAGGTGAGAGGAAGCCTGGGAGCCAACCTTGTCAGCAGTATCACTGCAGGAATAGGGATCGTCATACTGATCCTCAATCTGAGCCACAGTTTCGCTTACATGAACTACTGTAGGGACCTAAGCGAGGACGATGGCTGCTTCGTGGCATCTTTTGTCACA GAAATGGTGCTGATGATGCTGTTCCTCACCATCCTGGCCTTTTGCAGTGCTGTGCTGCTCACTACCCATAGGCTTGGAGAAGAACTCAAAAATAATAAG gtCACAGATGATCGTCTTTATGAAGAACTAAATGTTTATTCACCAATTTACAGTGAGTTGGAAGACAAAGGGGAAGCACCTTCTCCTATTGGTTCATAA
- the Ms4a2 gene encoding high affinity immunoglobulin epsilon receptor subunit beta isoform X2 has translation MDTENESRADLALPNPQESPSAPDIELLEASPPAKALPEKPATPPPQQTWQTVLKRDLEFLGATQILVGLICLCFGTIVYSALHISDFDEEVLLSYRVGYPFWGAVLFVLSGFLSVMSERKNTLYLVRGSLGANLVSSITAGIGIVILILNLSHSFAYMNYCRDLSEDDGCFVASFVTEMVLMMLFLTILAFCSAVLLTTHRLGEELKNNKVTDDRLYEELNVYSPIYSELEDKGEAPSPIGS, from the exons ATGGACACAGAAAATGAGAGCAGAGCAGATCTTGCTCTCCCAAATCCACAAGAATCCCCCAG TGCACCTGACATTGAGCTCTTGGAAGCATCTCCTCCTGCTAAAGCTCTGCCAGAGAAGCCAGCGACACCCCCACCACAGCAGACATGGCAGACAGTTTTGAAGAGAGATTTGGAATTCCTGGGG GCAACACAAATTCTGGTTGGCTTGATATGCCTTTGTTTTGGAACAATTGTCTACTCTGCACTCCATATTTCAGACTTTGATGAAGAAGTACTTTTATCGTATAGAGTGGGCTATCCATTCTGGGGAGCAGTGCTG TTTGTTTTGTCTGGATTTTTGTCAGTTATGTCTGAAAGGAAAAACACACTGTATCTG GTGAGAGGAAGCCTGGGAGCCAACCTTGTCAGCAGTATCACTGCAGGAATAGGGATCGTCATACTGATCCTCAATCTGAGCCACAGTTTCGCTTACATGAACTACTGTAGGGACCTAAGCGAGGACGATGGCTGCTTCGTGGCATCTTTTGTCACA GAAATGGTGCTGATGATGCTGTTCCTCACCATCCTGGCCTTTTGCAGTGCTGTGCTGCTCACTACCCATAGGCTTGGAGAAGAACTCAAAAATAATAAG gtCACAGATGATCGTCTTTATGAAGAACTAAATGTTTATTCACCAATTTACAGTGAGTTGGAAGACAAAGGGGAAGCACCTTCTCCTATTGGTTCATAA
- the Ms4a3 gene encoding LOW QUALITY PROTEIN: membrane-spanning 4-domains subfamily A member 3 (The sequence of the model RefSeq protein was modified relative to this genomic sequence to represent the inferred CDS: deleted 2 bases in 1 codon), whose protein sequence is MASQGLDNAGLGTSAGHVNQEETDGSGYQLLDGSRDVQRGALQALGAIQILNGILILALGVFLGCLQYLSHYFRHFFFFTFYTGYPFWGAVFFISSGSLTVASGRKPTRMLMQNSFGMNIASTIIAFVGTAFLSVHLAINTQAFKSCQSSQSPDLCIYLGSTSNGLVSLMLIFTLLELAITISISTIWCLGNVCGSREAISSPPNSVESGIPPDRSDSENLNTQPQLTTQ, encoded by the exons ATGGCCTCCCAGGGATTGGATAATGCAGGACTGGGAACCTCAGCAGGTCACGTGAACCAAGAGGAGACTGATGGTTCTGGTTATCAGCTCCTGGATGGATCACGTGATGTTCAAAGAGGAGCACTGCAAGCCCTCGGG gCCATCCAGATCCTGAATGGAATACTGATTCTGGCTCTGGGTGTATTTTTGGGTTGTTTACAATATTTGTCTCACTACTTCAGgcattttttcttcttcacctTCTACACAGGCTATCCATTCTGGGGTGCTGTGTTC TTTATCAGCTCGGGATCCTTGACCGTTGCATCAGGGAGAAAACCCACAAGAATGCTG atgcaAAACAGTTTTGGGATGAACATTGCCAGTACTATAATTGCATTTGTTGGGACTGCTTTCCTTTCTGTACATTTGGCAATCAATACCCAGGCTTTCAAGAGTTGCCAGTCTTCACAGTCACCTGACTTATGCATTTACCTGGGTTCCACAtcaaat GGCCTTGTGTCTCTAATGTTGATCTTCACCCTGCTGGAGCTGGCCATCACCATTTCCATCTCAACCATATGGTGCCTAGGAAATGTTTGTGGTTCAAGAGAG GCAATTTCTTCACCTCCTAATTCTGTGGAATCAGGAATACCCCCTGATAGAAGTGATTCT GAGAACCTGAACACTCAGCCTCAACTCACCACACAGTGA